Proteins encoded together in one Bacillus kexueae window:
- a CDS encoding sugar transferase has protein sequence MYSNKYLKNEEISFTSIVENKKRYLFLKRVLDIVIALIALVVAFPIIAFTSILIKLESKGPAFFTQERMGLNGKKFYIYKLRSMRVDAEKDGPQWASKNDSRVTRVGKFIRKTRIDELPQLINVLKGDMSIFGPRPERPVFVEQFSREIPGFEKRLLVKPGLSGWAQVNGGYDISPKEKLEYDLFYIQNMNMKLDFLIFVKTIKVLITGDGAR, from the coding sequence TTGTACTCCAATAAATATTTAAAAAATGAGGAAATTTCTTTTACTTCTATAGTCGAGAATAAAAAAAGATATTTATTTTTAAAAAGGGTACTTGACATTGTTATTGCGTTAATTGCATTAGTTGTTGCTTTTCCAATAATTGCCTTTACATCTATTCTTATCAAGTTAGAATCTAAAGGTCCAGCCTTTTTTACACAAGAGAGAATGGGTTTGAATGGTAAAAAATTCTATATTTATAAGTTGCGGTCAATGAGAGTAGATGCTGAAAAAGATGGTCCACAATGGGCATCTAAAAACGATAGTCGTGTTACTAGAGTTGGAAAGTTTATACGAAAAACAAGAATTGACGAACTCCCACAATTGATTAATGTATTAAAAGGAGACATGAGTATTTTTGGCCCTAGACCGGAAAGACCAGTTTTTGTTGAACAATTTTCAAGGGAAATTCCAGGTTTTGAAAAAAGACTTTTAGTTAAGCCTGGTTTATCTGGATGGGCACAAGTAAATGGTGGTTATGACATTTCTCCAAAAGAAAAATTAGAATATGATTTGTTTTATATTCAAAATATGAATATGAAGTTGGATTTTTTAATATTTGTTAAGACAATTAAAGTACTAATTACAGGTGATGGTGCAAGATAA